A portion of the Brevundimonas pondensis genome contains these proteins:
- the ispG gene encoding flavodoxin-dependent (E)-4-hydroxy-3-methylbut-2-enyl-diphosphate synthase: MSDHSELGHIRPWRHIERRKSRQIMVGSVPVGGDAPISVQSMTNTPTTDAAATLEQIRQLEEAGADIVRVSCPDVESTAAFKTIAREARVPLVADIHFHYKRGIEAAQAGAACLRINPGNIGSMDRVKEVVQAARDYGCSMRIGVNAGSLEKELLEKYGEPCPDAMVESALNHARILQDLDFHEFKISVKASDPFLTVAAYQQLAEAIDCPLHLGVTEAGPLRTGTIKSAIGMGNMLWAGIGDTIRVSLAADPVEEIKVGFDILKSLGLRHRGVNIIACPSCARQGFNVIETVAILEEKLAHVSTAMSLSIIGCVVNGPGEALYTDVGFTGGGAGSGMLYLNGKIAHKQANDGMIDEIVAQVEAKAAELDAARKAAE, translated from the coding sequence ATGAGCGACCATTCCGAACTCGGCCACATTCGTCCCTGGCGCCACATCGAGCGCCGCAAGAGCCGCCAGATCATGGTCGGTTCCGTGCCGGTCGGCGGCGACGCCCCGATCAGCGTCCAGTCGATGACCAATACGCCGACGACCGACGCGGCGGCGACGCTGGAGCAGATCCGTCAGCTGGAAGAGGCGGGGGCCGACATCGTCCGCGTCTCCTGCCCGGACGTGGAGTCTACGGCCGCCTTCAAGACCATCGCGCGCGAGGCCCGCGTGCCGCTCGTGGCCGACATCCACTTCCACTACAAGCGCGGCATCGAGGCGGCCCAGGCGGGCGCCGCCTGCCTGCGCATCAACCCCGGCAACATCGGCTCGATGGACCGGGTGAAGGAGGTCGTTCAGGCCGCCCGCGACTACGGCTGCTCCATGCGCATCGGCGTCAACGCCGGGTCGCTGGAGAAGGAATTGTTGGAAAAATATGGCGAGCCCTGTCCCGACGCCATGGTCGAGAGCGCGCTGAACCACGCCCGCATCCTGCAGGACCTGGACTTCCACGAGTTCAAGATCTCGGTGAAGGCGTCCGACCCCTTCCTGACGGTCGCCGCCTATCAGCAACTGGCCGAGGCCATCGACTGCCCGCTGCACCTGGGCGTGACCGAGGCCGGTCCCCTGCGCACCGGCACCATCAAGTCGGCCATCGGCATGGGCAACATGCTGTGGGCGGGCATCGGCGACACCATCCGCGTCTCCCTGGCCGCCGACCCGGTGGAAGAGATCAAGGTCGGCTTCGACATCCTGAAGTCGCTGGGCCTGCGTCACCGGGGGGTGAACATCATCGCCTGCCCGTCCTGTGCGCGTCAGGGCTTCAACGTCATCGAGACGGTGGCGATCCTGGAAGAGAAGCTGGCCCACGTCTCGACGGCCATGTCGCTGTCGATCATCGGCTGCGTCGTCAACGGACCGGGGGAGGCCCTCTATACCGACGTCGGCTTCACCGGCGGCGGGGCGGGTTCGGGCATGCTGTATCTGAACGGCAAGATCGCCCACAAGCAGGCCAATGACGGCATGATCGACGAGATCGTCGCCCAGGTCGAAGCCAAGGCCGCCGAACTGGACGCCGCCCGCAAGGCCGCTGAGTGA
- a CDS encoding helix-turn-helix domain-containing protein, with translation MDQDRQDAPSLEDAETLGEALRAARLASGRSMAQLSTMTRVHPRYLTALEQGEYAVLPSRIFSMGYVRAYAGALGLDELTAVERFKQEFPEAAVPLQAPTGTEVQEQQSWRASPKILAALGVLIVAVVGWNVFQRVVRIEPPHPSDLVAVPKNWAKEADSEVERALYLGAPRAAPPDQTTPALYITPGLETQLTGIDPDDPNAVAASPAPPVQAAFNPRGAVYGASATASQVILQARKPATLVVRQGDGRILFARQLAAGEAWRAPPGLAATIDVSDPTAFDVYLNGEHSGALPAPQSPLGTLNNRAQAEARQSEARAAAAAEAQARARAAQAAAALAAAPPPAAVVPATPPTG, from the coding sequence ATGGATCAGGATCGGCAGGACGCGCCGTCCCTCGAGGACGCCGAGACGCTGGGCGAGGCCCTGCGCGCGGCCCGTCTCGCCTCGGGGCGCTCCATGGCTCAGCTGTCGACCATGACGCGGGTGCATCCGCGCTATCTGACGGCCCTGGAGCAGGGGGAATATGCCGTCCTGCCGTCGCGCATCTTCTCCATGGGCTATGTCCGCGCCTATGCCGGCGCGCTCGGTCTGGACGAACTCACCGCCGTCGAACGGTTCAAGCAGGAGTTTCCCGAGGCGGCGGTGCCGCTCCAGGCGCCGACGGGGACCGAGGTTCAGGAGCAACAGAGCTGGCGCGCCTCGCCCAAGATCCTGGCGGCGCTAGGCGTGTTGATCGTGGCCGTGGTCGGTTGGAATGTTTTCCAGCGCGTGGTCCGCATCGAGCCGCCGCACCCTTCCGATCTGGTCGCCGTGCCCAAGAACTGGGCCAAGGAGGCGGATTCCGAGGTCGAGCGCGCCCTCTATCTCGGGGCGCCGCGCGCCGCGCCGCCGGATCAGACGACCCCGGCCCTCTACATCACGCCGGGTCTGGAAACACAGCTCACAGGGATCGATCCCGACGATCCCAATGCAGTGGCGGCGTCGCCCGCGCCGCCGGTCCAGGCCGCCTTCAACCCGCGCGGCGCCGTCTATGGCGCCTCGGCCACGGCCTCTCAGGTTATCCTGCAGGCCAGAAAGCCCGCCACCCTGGTGGTTCGTCAGGGCGACGGCCGTATTCTGTTCGCGCGCCAGCTGGCGGCGGGCGAGGCCTGGCGCGCGCCGCCCGGCCTCGCCGCTACCATCGATGTCTCGGACCCGACGGCCTTCGACGTCTATCTGAACGGCGAGCACAGCGGCGCCCTGCCTGCACCGCAGTCCCCGCTCGGGACGCTCAACAATCGGGCCCAGGCCGAAGCCCGTCAGTCCGAGGCCCGCGCCGCCGCTGCTGCGGAAGCCCAGGCCCGCGCCCGCGCCGCCCAGGCCGCGGCCGCCCTTGCCGCCGCGCCGCCGCCCGCCGCCGTAGTCCCAGCGACCCCTCCCACGGGATGA
- the ptsP gene encoding phosphoenolpyruvate--protein phosphotransferase, whose product MVKGGLTTRGPRNLLRQIREAMAGGGPAQDRLDMVVRTIAQSMVAEVCSIYLRRASGELELFATQGLNPEAVHNTRLRPGEGLVGEVARLAQPISLSDAPSHPSFSYRPETGEDPFHAFLGAPLLRGGRAIGVLVVQNRAARRYDEEEVEDIQTIAMVLAETVASGELLAQDELRDVEVAPHRPERLKGQKFAEGLAYGVVVQHEAPLAPEQLLSDDPVAEEKRLAAALAALKAGIDDMLEGGQSKLGGASFEVLETYRMFADDRGWNRSLEEAVRSGLTAEAAVDRVRNEHRARFAKARDPYIRERLHDFEDLANRLLRVLAGDNPGQRDLPDDAILVARNLGPADLLEYPRHKLRGLLLEEGSAASHAAIVARALQIPCVGRLQGLRDRLSEGDQVIVDGETGEAYLRPRPDMLAAVQTRMAVREQRRAEFDLLRDTPAVTKDGARITVLTNAGLAVDLENLDATGAEGIGLFRTEFQFMVSDELPRLDAQTALYKLVLDAAGDRPVTFRTLDIGGDKVLPYLDNEREENPALGRRAIRLGLDRPALLRMQVRALLAAAAGRELRVMFPMIATVDEFRAAREMVDVECDWARRRGRPLPSLLRVGAMIECPSLLWHLDALLPLTDFVSIGTNDLLQYMFAADRTNPLVSDRYDPLSPPALRALAEIQQKCADSATPVSVCGELAGRPLEAFALITLGYTRLSAPAGGVGPVKRMILSADLSAARRGMAVLLGSSAGSVRGEIESLARKLNVIV is encoded by the coding sequence ATGGTGAAGGGCGGATTGACGACGAGGGGGCCTCGCAACCTCCTGCGCCAGATCCGCGAAGCCATGGCCGGCGGCGGCCCGGCGCAGGATCGGCTGGACATGGTGGTGCGCACCATCGCCCAGTCGATGGTCGCCGAGGTCTGCTCCATCTATCTGCGCCGCGCCTCGGGCGAGCTGGAGCTGTTCGCCACCCAGGGCCTGAATCCTGAGGCCGTTCACAACACCCGTCTGCGCCCTGGCGAGGGTCTGGTCGGCGAGGTGGCCCGGCTGGCCCAGCCGATCAGCCTGTCGGACGCCCCGTCCCACCCCAGCTTCTCCTATCGTCCGGAAACAGGCGAAGACCCTTTCCACGCCTTCCTCGGCGCGCCCCTGCTGCGCGGCGGCCGGGCCATCGGGGTTCTGGTCGTCCAGAACCGCGCCGCCCGTCGCTATGACGAGGAAGAGGTCGAGGACATCCAGACCATCGCCATGGTCCTGGCCGAGACGGTCGCCTCGGGCGAGCTTCTGGCCCAGGACGAGCTGCGCGACGTCGAGGTCGCTCCTCATCGCCCGGAACGGCTGAAGGGGCAGAAGTTCGCCGAAGGCCTGGCCTATGGTGTGGTGGTCCAGCACGAGGCGCCCCTGGCCCCCGAGCAACTGCTGTCCGACGACCCGGTCGCCGAGGAAAAGCGTCTGGCCGCGGCCCTGGCGGCGCTGAAGGCCGGCATCGACGACATGCTGGAAGGCGGCCAGAGCAAGCTGGGCGGCGCCTCGTTCGAGGTTCTGGAAACCTATCGCATGTTCGCCGACGACCGGGGCTGGAACCGGTCGCTGGAGGAGGCGGTGCGCTCGGGCCTGACCGCCGAGGCCGCCGTGGATCGGGTGCGCAACGAGCACCGCGCCCGCTTCGCCAAGGCCCGCGACCCCTATATCCGCGAGCGGCTGCACGACTTCGAGGACCTGGCCAACCGCCTGCTGCGGGTGCTGGCGGGGGACAATCCCGGCCAGCGCGATCTGCCTGACGACGCCATTCTGGTGGCCAGAAACCTCGGCCCCGCCGACCTGCTGGAATATCCGCGCCACAAGCTGCGGGGCCTGCTGCTGGAAGAAGGCTCGGCCGCCAGCCACGCCGCCATCGTCGCCCGCGCCCTGCAAATTCCCTGCGTCGGCCGTCTGCAGGGGCTGCGCGACCGCCTGTCCGAAGGTGATCAGGTCATCGTCGACGGCGAGACGGGCGAAGCCTACCTGCGCCCCCGTCCCGACATGCTGGCGGCGGTCCAGACCCGCATGGCCGTGCGCGAGCAGCGCCGGGCTGAGTTCGACCTGCTGCGCGACACGCCTGCGGTCACGAAGGACGGCGCCCGCATCACGGTCCTGACCAACGCCGGGCTGGCCGTCGATCTGGAAAACCTGGACGCGACGGGGGCTGAGGGCATCGGCCTGTTCCGCACCGAGTTCCAGTTCATGGTCTCGGACGAGCTGCCGCGTCTGGACGCCCAGACGGCGCTCTACAAGCTGGTGCTGGACGCGGCGGGCGATCGGCCCGTCACCTTCCGCACCCTTGATATCGGCGGCGACAAGGTTCTGCCCTATCTGGACAACGAGCGCGAAGAGAACCCGGCCCTGGGGCGTCGCGCCATCCGTCTGGGTCTGGACCGACCGGCCCTGCTGCGGATGCAGGTGCGCGCGCTTCTGGCCGCCGCCGCCGGGCGCGAGCTGCGCGTCATGTTCCCCATGATCGCCACGGTGGACGAGTTCCGCGCCGCCCGCGAAATGGTCGATGTCGAGTGCGACTGGGCGCGGCGGCGCGGGCGGCCCTTGCCGTCCCTGCTGCGCGTCGGGGCGATGATCGAGTGCCCCAGCCTGCTGTGGCACCTCGACGCCCTACTGCCCCTGACCGATTTCGTTTCGATCGGCACCAACGATCTGTTGCAGTACATGTTCGCCGCCGACCGGACCAATCCCCTGGTCTCGGACCGTTACGACCCCCTGTCGCCGCCGGCTTTGCGCGCCCTGGCCGAGATCCAGCAGAAGTGCGCCGACAGCGCCACCCCGGTCTCGGTCTGCGGCGAACTGGCCGGTCGTCCGCTGGAGGCCTTCGCCCTGATCACCCTGGGTTATACTCGCTTGTCGGCCCCGGCGGGCGGGGTAGGGCCGGTCAAGCGGATGATCCTGTCGGCAGACCTGTCGGCCGCCCGGCGCGGCATGGCGGTCCTGCTCGGCTCCTCGGCCGGATCGGTGCGCGGCGAGATCGAGTCCCTGGCGCGCAAGCTGAACGTCATCGTCTGA
- a CDS encoding aspartate kinase: protein MTRPETTRLVMKFGGTSMGDLERIRRAARIIAAEAAKGKQIAVVVSAMAGKTNELVAWTDGAGPAAAGLPLSDDEYDVVVASGEQVTSGLLALTLRNMGLNARSWMGWQIPIITDDAHGRARIEDVPGDVLGAAVDSGQIAIVPGFQGVTRDGRITTLGRGGSDTSAVAVAAALGAPCDIYTDVDGVYTTDPRIESRARRLEKVSYEEMLEMASLGAKVLQTRSVELAMAKQVPVRVLSSFIEPDENGNLPENAGTLICDEDEIVEKRIVSGVTMSRDEARITLLGLADRTDAPADVFTRLAEANVNVDMIVQSQARTEGAVNLTFTTGRRDAQRAAEMMTAAKAELGFEELRIDADVAKISVIGVGMRSHAGVAQTMFRALADKGVKFQAISTSEIKISVLIEDAYSELAVRALHAAYGLDAL from the coding sequence ATGACGCGGCCCGAAACGACACGACTGGTGATGAAGTTCGGGGGGACCTCCATGGGGGATCTCGAACGTATTCGTCGTGCGGCGCGAATTATCGCCGCCGAGGCCGCCAAGGGCAAACAGATCGCCGTGGTGGTGTCCGCCATGGCCGGCAAGACCAATGAGCTGGTGGCCTGGACCGACGGCGCCGGACCGGCGGCTGCGGGCCTGCCCCTGTCGGACGACGAATACGACGTGGTGGTCGCCTCGGGCGAGCAGGTGACGTCGGGCCTTCTGGCGTTGACGTTGCGCAACATGGGCCTGAACGCGCGCAGCTGGATGGGTTGGCAGATTCCGATCATCACCGACGACGCCCATGGCCGCGCCCGTATCGAGGACGTGCCCGGCGACGTCCTGGGCGCCGCCGTCGACAGCGGCCAGATCGCCATCGTGCCCGGCTTCCAGGGCGTCACCCGCGACGGCCGCATCACCACGCTTGGCCGCGGCGGCTCCGACACCTCGGCGGTCGCGGTGGCGGCGGCGCTGGGCGCGCCTTGCGACATCTACACCGACGTGGACGGCGTCTATACGACCGACCCCCGTATCGAGAGCCGCGCGCGGCGCCTGGAAAAGGTCTCCTACGAGGAGATGCTGGAAATGGCCTCGCTGGGGGCCAAGGTGCTGCAGACGCGCTCGGTTGAACTGGCCATGGCCAAGCAGGTCCCCGTGCGGGTCCTGTCCAGCTTCATCGAGCCGGATGAGAATGGAAATCTGCCGGAAAACGCCGGCACCCTGATTTGTGACGAGGATGAGATCGTGGAAAAGCGCATCGTTTCCGGCGTGACCATGAGCCGGGACGAAGCCCGGATCACGCTGCTGGGTCTGGCGGACCGCACCGACGCCCCCGCCGACGTCTTCACGCGTCTGGCCGAGGCCAACGTCAATGTGGACATGATCGTGCAGAGCCAGGCCCGCACCGAGGGCGCGGTCAATCTGACCTTCACCACGGGACGCCGCGACGCCCAGCGCGCCGCCGAGATGATGACCGCCGCCAAGGCCGAACTGGGCTTTGAGGAACTGCGCATCGACGCCGACGTGGCCAAGATCTCGGTCATTGGCGTGGGCATGCGCAGTCACGCGGGGGTGGCCCAGACCATGTTCCGCGCCCTGGCCGACAAGGGCGTCAAGTTCCAGGCTATCTCGACCTCGGAAATCAAGATCAGCGTGTTGATCGAGGACGCCTATTCCGAACTGGCCGTGCGCGCGCTGCATGCGGCCTACGGACTGGACGCCCTATAG
- the ubiG gene encoding bifunctional 2-polyprenyl-6-hydroxyphenol methylase/3-demethylubiquinol 3-O-methyltransferase UbiG: MSASNDSLEPRKPQSEEGFSPFATDRAEGPSIDPADVARFSAQAAEWWDPKGPFAPLHRFNPARLKFVRDRTAAHFGRDVRTRAPFNGLSLIDIGCGGGLIAEPMRRMGFEVTALDASSENIGTARAHAEQMGLDIAYRAATVEQMVEAGAGPFDVVLTMEVIEHVADPEAFVRACSKLIKPGGLMIVATLNRTLKGLLLGKVAAEYVLRWVPAGTHDWRQFLKPEELRAMLDGEPLTVTGPYGLAYDPLNDRWSEGDDVGINYMMMATRDA, translated from the coding sequence ATGTCCGCTTCTAACGACAGCCTTGAGCCGCGCAAACCCCAAAGCGAAGAGGGTTTTTCACCCTTTGCAACCGATCGTGCGGAAGGGCCGAGCATCGACCCCGCCGATGTGGCCCGCTTCTCGGCCCAGGCGGCCGAGTGGTGGGACCCGAAAGGGCCGTTCGCCCCCCTGCACCGCTTCAATCCGGCGCGACTGAAATTCGTCCGCGACCGCACCGCCGCGCATTTCGGGCGCGACGTTCGGACGCGCGCGCCCTTCAACGGTCTCAGCCTGATCGACATCGGCTGCGGCGGCGGCCTGATCGCCGAGCCGATGCGGCGCATGGGCTTTGAGGTCACGGCCCTGGACGCCTCGTCCGAAAATATCGGCACGGCCCGCGCCCACGCCGAACAGATGGGCCTGGACATCGCCTATCGCGCCGCCACCGTCGAGCAGATGGTGGAGGCGGGCGCCGGGCCCTTCGACGTGGTCCTGACCATGGAAGTGATCGAGCACGTCGCCGATCCCGAGGCCTTCGTCCGCGCCTGCTCGAAACTGATCAAGCCCGGCGGCCTGATGATCGTCGCCACCCTGAACCGCACCTTGAAGGGCCTGCTGCTGGGCAAGGTCGCGGCCGAATACGTGCTGCGCTGGGTGCCTGCTGGAACCCACGACTGGCGCCAGTTCCTCAAGCCCGAGGAGCTGCGCGCCATGCTGGATGGCGAGCCCCTGACCGTCACCGGCCCCTATGGCCTGGCCTATGACCCGCTGAACGACCGCTGGAGCGAGGGCGACGACGTAGGGATCAACTATATGATGATGGCGACGCGGGACGCCTGA
- a CDS encoding GNAT family N-acetyltransferase, whose translation MTPDDIDGVVAVARLSFPDHFEARECFAERQALAPEGCFVLSDAAGTVMGYLMAYPWTRNAAPPLDSLIGAIPADAEVVYLHDLAVHPDTRGGGHTRTIVERLAEQARAAGWPEIALVAVNEATAFWERNGFVVQNPPGMAEKLASYGDDARYMIRPL comes from the coding sequence ATGACGCCCGATGACATCGACGGCGTCGTCGCCGTCGCCCGTCTGTCCTTCCCCGACCATTTCGAAGCGCGCGAGTGCTTCGCCGAGCGTCAGGCCCTGGCGCCCGAGGGCTGCTTCGTTCTGTCCGACGCCGCCGGAACCGTCATGGGCTACCTGATGGCCTATCCGTGGACGCGCAACGCGGCTCCGCCGCTGGACAGCCTGATCGGCGCCATCCCCGCCGACGCCGAGGTCGTCTATCTGCACGACCTGGCCGTTCACCCCGACACGCGCGGCGGCGGCCATACCCGGACCATCGTCGAGCGTCTGGCCGAACAGGCCAGGGCGGCGGGCTGGCCCGAGATCGCCCTGGTCGCGGTCAATGAGGCGACCGCCTTCTGGGAACGTAACGGCTTCGTCGTCCAGAACCCGCCCGGCATGGCCGAGAAGCTGGCCAGCTACGGCGACGACGCCCGCTACATGATCAGGCCGCTTTAG
- a CDS encoding DUF6265 family protein, which yields MSLLTALMAAALMQAPTSAPDLSWMAGYWLDCSGGREASETWSDPRAGLLVGHTVTVRNGRSGFEFARIAPLQDGVLAYVAQPGGAAPTPFRLIESGPQRVVFANPANDFPHRILYQREGDVLTARIEGADDDETRSAEWTFNKAELNARCPS from the coding sequence ATGTCGCTGCTGACCGCCCTGATGGCCGCCGCTCTGATGCAGGCGCCAACGTCGGCGCCCGACCTGTCGTGGATGGCGGGCTATTGGCTGGACTGCTCCGGCGGGCGCGAGGCGTCCGAGACCTGGAGCGACCCGCGGGCGGGCCTTCTGGTCGGCCATACTGTGACCGTGCGCAATGGCCGCAGCGGCTTCGAGTTCGCCCGCATCGCTCCCTTGCAGGACGGCGTCCTGGCCTATGTGGCGCAGCCGGGCGGGGCCGCGCCGACCCCCTTCCGCCTGATCGAAAGCGGGCCGCAGCGGGTGGTTTTCGCCAACCCCGCCAACGACTTTCCGCACCGCATCCTCTATCAACGCGAGGGGGATGTGCTGACCGCCCGCATCGAGGGGGCGGATGACGACGAGACCCGGAGTGCGGAATGGACCTTCAACAAGGCAGAGCTGAACGCCCGCTGCCCCAGCTAG
- a CDS encoding AraC family transcriptional regulator: MGEGERYEEFAPPPSLRPFIRVLWTYAAPKPTGGVQRIAPDGCPELVIDLADPYEEEGDDGVFRPQPPVILAGQMTRPMAIRPVGPVEIVAARFEPDGARDFLGLPLIDATDRRLDLVERLSGFSAPSGDPVGQVAVLADWLEGQRRAGDWRLDAAVRAEVSAAEREDDGPFLSSADRRALQRRFRDRVGVAPRTLRSVFRFRRIFDHATGPDADAASWLEAGLAAGYFDQPQMARDFRRFLGCTATEWAREQMELARQLASQSYKRDRRD; encoded by the coding sequence ATGGGGGAGGGGGAGAGATACGAAGAGTTCGCGCCGCCGCCGTCCCTGCGTCCCTTCATCCGCGTGCTGTGGACCTATGCGGCGCCCAAGCCGACCGGTGGGGTGCAGCGCATCGCCCCCGACGGCTGCCCCGAACTGGTGATCGACCTGGCTGATCCCTATGAGGAAGAGGGCGACGACGGCGTCTTTCGGCCCCAGCCGCCGGTCATCCTTGCGGGCCAAATGACCCGGCCCATGGCCATCCGCCCCGTCGGCCCGGTCGAAATCGTCGCCGCCCGGTTCGAGCCGGACGGGGCGCGCGACTTCCTCGGTCTTCCCCTGATCGACGCGACCGACCGGCGTCTGGATCTGGTCGAGCGCCTGAGCGGCTTCAGCGCTCCGTCGGGCGATCCGGTGGGCCAGGTCGCAGTGCTGGCCGACTGGCTGGAAGGCCAGCGCCGCGCCGGGGACTGGCGTCTGGACGCCGCCGTCCGCGCCGAGGTCTCCGCCGCTGAACGCGAGGATGACGGGCCCTTCCTGTCCTCTGCCGATCGCCGCGCCCTGCAACGCCGTTTTCGCGACCGGGTCGGCGTGGCCCCGCGCACCCTGCGTTCGGTCTTCCGTTTCCGCCGCATCTTCGACCATGCGACGGGCCCGGACGCCGACGCGGCTTCCTGGCTGGAGGCCGGCCTCGCCGCAGGATATTTCGACCAGCCCCAGATGGCCCGCGACTTCCGCCGTTTCCTCGGCTGCACGGCCACGGAATGGGCGCGCGAGCAGATGGAGCTGGCGCGTCAGCTGGCGTCGCAATCCTACAAGCGGGACAGACGGGACTGA
- a CDS encoding DUF1178 family protein: MIRYALSCDHDHGFEAWFASSGDYDDQAARGLVECPFCASTVIRKQIMAPAVSGTKKAASSPDVAKQMHSMMMQAAREVRDHVEQNFDYVGDSFAREARDIHEGRSEKREIYGEATPAEVKKLKDDGVPCAPLPSLPPDPKKAN; this comes from the coding sequence ATGATCCGCTACGCCCTGTCCTGCGACCACGATCACGGCTTCGAAGCCTGGTTCGCTTCATCCGGCGACTATGACGATCAGGCCGCGCGCGGTCTGGTCGAATGCCCCTTCTGCGCCTCGACGGTCATCCGCAAACAGATCATGGCCCCGGCGGTGTCCGGCACGAAGAAGGCCGCCTCTTCGCCCGATGTGGCGAAGCAGATGCATTCCATGATGATGCAGGCGGCGCGCGAGGTGCGCGATCACGTCGAGCAGAATTTCGACTACGTCGGCGACTCCTTCGCCCGCGAGGCCCGCGACATCCACGAAGGCCGCTCCGAGAAACGCGAAATCTACGGCGAGGCCACCCCCGCCGAGGTGAAGAAGCTGAAGGACGACGGCGTGCCCTGCGCGCCCCTGCCCAGCCTGCCCCCGGACCCGAAGAAGGCGAACTGA
- a CDS encoding carbon-nitrogen hydrolase family protein, with amino-acid sequence MDDRLDIALIQTRTPATAAAGLAHVEPLIRQAAAGGAQLILTPEGTNFLEQRRAFRDAALSSEEADAAVLGLRALAAELGVWLLIGSAIVRSDAPGDARAANRSLLIDPSGAVTARYDKLHVFDVDLANGETYRESASVRPGEAARLANTPWGGLGLTICYDVRFPHLHRQLAQAGAAMIAVPAAFTRPTGEAHWETLLRARAIETGAFVLAPAQGGTHEDGRQTWGRSLIVGPWGEIIARADHDEPGVLHASLDLSAVDRARASIPALRHGREFDPPQ; translated from the coding sequence ATGGACGACCGGCTCGACATCGCCCTGATTCAAACGCGGACGCCGGCGACGGCGGCTGCGGGGCTGGCCCATGTCGAGCCGCTGATCCGCCAGGCGGCGGCGGGCGGCGCTCAGCTGATCCTGACGCCCGAGGGCACCAACTTCCTCGAGCAGCGCCGGGCCTTCCGCGACGCCGCCCTGTCGTCTGAGGAGGCGGACGCCGCCGTCCTCGGCCTGCGGGCTCTGGCGGCGGAACTGGGCGTCTGGCTGCTGATCGGCTCGGCCATCGTGCGGTCTGACGCGCCCGGCGACGCCCGCGCCGCCAACCGCTCCCTGCTGATCGACCCAAGCGGCGCCGTCACCGCCCGCTATGACAAGCTGCACGTCTTCGATGTCGATCTGGCCAATGGCGAGACCTATCGCGAGAGCGCCTCGGTGCGGCCCGGCGAAGCGGCGCGTCTGGCCAACACCCCTTGGGGCGGTCTGGGTCTGACCATCTGCTACGACGTGCGCTTCCCGCATCTGCACCGCCAGCTGGCCCAGGCCGGGGCGGCCATGATCGCCGTGCCTGCCGCCTTCACCCGCCCGACCGGCGAGGCGCACTGGGAGACCCTGCTGCGGGCGCGAGCCATCGAGACGGGCGCCTTCGTCCTGGCCCCGGCTCAGGGCGGGACGCACGAGGACGGCCGACAGACCTGGGGCCGCTCCCTGATCGTCGGGCCGTGGGGCGAGATCATCGCCCGGGCCGATCACGACGAACCCGGCGTCCTGCACGCCTCGCTGGACCTGAGCGCCGTGGATCGCGCCCGCGCCTCGATCCCGGCCCTGCGCCACGGCCGCGAATTCGACCCGCCGCAATGA
- the grxC gene encoding glutaredoxin 3, whose amino-acid sequence MAEVVIYTKPGCPYCVAAMGLLTRKGAEFTEIVASNDPEKKAEMVARSGGKATFPQIFINGQHVGGSDDIHALDRKGGLDPLLAA is encoded by the coding sequence TTGGCCGAAGTCGTCATCTATACCAAGCCCGGTTGCCCCTATTGCGTCGCCGCCATGGGCCTGCTGACCCGCAAGGGCGCCGAGTTCACCGAGATCGTCGCCTCGAACGACCCGGAAAAGAAGGCCGAAATGGTCGCGCGTTCGGGCGGCAAGGCCACCTTCCCGCAGATCTTCATCAACGGTCAGCACGTCGGCGGCTCGGACGACATCCACGCCCTGGACCGCAAGGGCGGTCTGGACCCCCTGCTGGCGGCCTGA